One part of the Arachidicoccus terrestris genome encodes these proteins:
- a CDS encoding DUF3472 domain-containing protein has product MHTKRHWKPFTATCLGLSLMTLGFSLNPGLAGAQSKTFTVPANKGYVLPFTAGRHQGVSVPVGYPETIRPVSKWTDKTKSVVWYLYQEPGDYNFSFDGQVDKGIDLPFELSISDADPAGQFNEQHQRITFKGSGSRDTFTVGSIAIADTGYYRYELKPKADPKNAITLHSLFFTAENGKGEVHQTDYQSSPSVHLSFSSTAPTTKSYDWIYGEILVPKGGDPLATYYESLGFYRGYMGIQTNSDQERRVLFSVWDSKDAEKDKSIQQSDLVTLVAKGPGTVTNNFGGEGTGGQCYNPNANWETGKPVHFLMNVLPDSNGSVVISAWYQIDTKPWVYVASWRAPKEKRYFDGYYSFIENYGYTNGWMRRMAYYYNAWGKQSGGGDWVSFNRVRFSHTDGKPGQRVDYEQGVSPAYPDRFYMASGGYTPTKLTANEIPLGKQIPIKDLTSFKKQVQDALKEEVKRQ; this is encoded by the coding sequence ATGCACACAAAACGACATTGGAAACCTTTCACCGCTACTTGTCTCGGATTAAGCCTCATGACGCTGGGCTTCAGTTTGAATCCCGGTCTGGCCGGGGCACAGTCTAAAACATTCACGGTGCCGGCTAATAAGGGCTATGTCCTCCCTTTTACCGCGGGGCGCCATCAGGGTGTTTCAGTTCCTGTCGGTTATCCTGAAACCATCCGGCCTGTTTCTAAATGGACAGACAAGACTAAATCAGTGGTATGGTACCTGTATCAGGAACCGGGAGACTATAATTTTAGCTTTGACGGACAAGTAGACAAGGGTATTGACCTCCCCTTTGAACTTAGCATTTCCGACGCGGATCCAGCCGGTCAATTTAACGAACAACATCAGCGAATCACCTTCAAAGGTAGCGGGAGCAGAGATACCTTTACTGTTGGAAGCATCGCTATAGCTGATACAGGCTACTACCGTTATGAGCTTAAACCGAAGGCCGATCCTAAAAATGCGATTACTTTACATTCCTTGTTCTTTACTGCCGAAAATGGAAAAGGCGAGGTACATCAGACCGATTACCAGTCCTCTCCTTCTGTGCACTTAAGTTTTAGTTCGACAGCGCCAACAACCAAATCATACGACTGGATCTATGGCGAGATCCTTGTACCCAAAGGAGGTGATCCGCTGGCTACTTATTATGAAAGCCTGGGCTTCTACCGGGGCTACATGGGCATCCAGACCAATAGTGATCAGGAACGCAGGGTGTTGTTTTCCGTTTGGGACAGCAAGGATGCCGAAAAGGATAAGAGCATTCAGCAATCTGATCTGGTAACCCTTGTCGCCAAAGGCCCCGGAACAGTTACAAATAATTTCGGGGGCGAAGGAACCGGGGGGCAGTGTTATAACCCCAATGCCAACTGGGAAACCGGCAAACCCGTCCATTTTCTGATGAATGTATTACCGGATAGCAATGGCTCTGTCGTAATTTCCGCCTGGTATCAGATCGACACTAAGCCGTGGGTCTATGTCGCCAGCTGGCGGGCCCCGAAAGAAAAGCGTTATTTTGACGGGTATTATTCCTTTATTGAGAATTATGGTTATACCAATGGTTGGATGCGGCGAATGGCCTATTATTATAATGCCTGGGGTAAACAAAGCGGTGGCGGAGACTGGGTATCTTTCAACAGAGTCCGGTTCTCACATACGGATGGCAAGCCAGGTCAACGTGTAGATTATGAACAAGGGGTATCTCCGGCATACCCAGACCGGTTCTATATGGCATCGGGCGGCTATACACCAACGAAGCTAACCGCCAATGAAATTCCACTGGGAAAGCAGATTCCCATCAAAGATCTGACATCCTTTAAAAAACAGGTGCAGGACGCGTTAAAGGAGGAAGTAAAACGACAATAG
- a CDS encoding ABC transporter permease gives MWKYYLRSAWRNLKKGKLYSIINIAGLSIGLATGIMLLIWVQNESSFDAFFQNADRIYRVNTHFMGQENAGQEVVYPMTPPKVFDVTSSIPAVAAASRIIDNGQARFTRARLSRDFKLSSLFVDNSFLSVFSFKLLAGNRNGLWQNPYSIVLTASAAKKIYGNTAPLGQVLNYDGHPMTITGILADFPENSTIRADVLLPISYYAAGYAARHSGKNLDEDRQNFSMSTFLLLRNKTDANKVAAAVVKNWTDIGDKRFEFRLQHLTDIHLIQPNGNNSAYRLVQVFMVIMLMLFLIACINYVNMSTARSLVRAKEVGIKKIVGAKRRQLFFQFMGETVMVFGISMVIAIGLIFALMPLYNFISGKAFSCALNDWQLWKTLGVVLIATLLVASIYPAILLSSFKPIESLKGKISRNIGANTFRKGLVVFQFFMAAVLLFVTLIMGRQLDYIRNINIGYDRAYVFTVTFPKTAIPHLEAIKADLLHYTSIENIGLSSAEELTNLNVSSTSLKKQGQDPNSSFLSYPVAIDASFIPAMKMALAHGRNFTGSPADSLAVILNQTAVRQMGLKAPYLGQEVGFSGKKYKVIGVVKDFNFQDLRSAVSPLVFYVQPKSWNTLYVRTSARQMKSAIAAVADAYTPYKTSDAPFSYHFLDKQFENLYKSDMRVGALFTTFASIAIFISCLGLFGLATYSTETRIKEMGIRKVLGASARSLVRLICKEFVVLVLLAILIATPVSYLLAGRWLRNFAYQSTIGADVFIEVFCTLMLITFMTISLKVYKAAKSNLLRHLKSE, from the coding sequence AAAGGGGAAACTATATAGTATTATTAATATTGCCGGTCTTAGCATAGGACTGGCGACAGGTATTATGTTACTGATTTGGGTCCAAAATGAATCGAGCTTTGATGCGTTCTTCCAAAATGCAGATCGTATCTACAGGGTCAATACACATTTTATGGGGCAGGAAAATGCCGGTCAAGAGGTTGTTTACCCTATGACCCCGCCCAAAGTGTTTGATGTGACTTCGTCCATACCAGCTGTAGCAGCTGCTTCCCGGATTATCGATAATGGTCAGGCCAGGTTTACCAGGGCACGCCTTTCCCGAGACTTTAAACTATCTTCTCTATTTGTTGATAATAGCTTTCTGTCTGTTTTCAGTTTTAAGCTGTTGGCAGGTAACAGAAATGGCCTCTGGCAAAATCCCTATAGTATTGTACTGACGGCATCTGCCGCAAAAAAAATATATGGAAACACAGCGCCCCTGGGGCAGGTGCTGAACTATGACGGGCATCCGATGACGATTACCGGTATACTGGCTGACTTTCCGGAAAATTCGACGATCCGCGCTGATGTGCTTTTACCTATCAGTTATTACGCAGCCGGATATGCAGCCAGGCATAGTGGGAAAAATCTGGATGAAGACCGGCAGAACTTTAGTATGTCGACCTTTCTTTTGCTACGAAATAAGACAGACGCCAATAAAGTTGCGGCCGCTGTTGTCAAAAACTGGACAGACATCGGAGACAAGCGTTTCGAGTTTCGCCTGCAACACTTAACCGATATCCACCTGATTCAACCGAACGGAAATAACAGCGCTTACCGCTTGGTACAAGTCTTCATGGTGATTATGCTCATGTTATTTCTGATTGCCTGTATCAACTATGTGAATATGTCTACTGCCAGATCTTTAGTTCGCGCTAAGGAAGTGGGTATAAAAAAGATTGTCGGAGCTAAAAGAAGGCAGCTGTTCTTTCAATTTATGGGGGAGACGGTGATGGTTTTTGGCATTTCGATGGTGATCGCGATAGGCTTGATATTTGCGCTCATGCCACTATATAATTTTATTTCCGGTAAAGCATTTAGCTGTGCGTTAAACGACTGGCAGCTATGGAAAACTTTAGGTGTCGTTTTAATAGCAACCTTATTGGTGGCCAGTATTTATCCTGCCATTTTGCTGTCTTCTTTCAAGCCCATCGAGTCGTTAAAAGGAAAAATCAGCAGAAATATAGGTGCAAATACATTCCGGAAGGGCCTAGTGGTTTTTCAGTTTTTCATGGCAGCTGTATTACTATTCGTAACCCTGATCATGGGCCGTCAGCTGGATTACATTCGAAACATAAATATTGGCTATGACAGAGCCTATGTATTTACAGTGACCTTTCCCAAAACGGCCATTCCTCATCTGGAAGCGATAAAGGCAGATCTGTTGCATTACACCAGTATTGAAAATATAGGATTGAGTAGTGCCGAAGAACTGACAAATCTGAATGTTTCTTCCACGAGTCTAAAAAAACAAGGCCAGGATCCTAATAGCAGTTTTTTGAGTTACCCAGTAGCCATTGATGCTTCTTTTATTCCGGCCATGAAAATGGCGCTGGCACATGGCCGGAACTTTACAGGTTCACCAGCAGACAGTTTAGCAGTTATTTTGAATCAAACAGCCGTACGCCAAATGGGCCTTAAAGCTCCTTATCTGGGCCAAGAGGTGGGATTCTCCGGAAAGAAATATAAGGTTATCGGTGTCGTGAAGGATTTTAATTTTCAGGATTTAAGGTCAGCTGTTTCGCCACTTGTGTTCTATGTGCAACCCAAATCGTGGAATACACTTTATGTCAGAACATCTGCCCGGCAGATGAAATCAGCTATTGCGGCAGTGGCTGATGCCTATACACCTTATAAGACCAGCGATGCTCCTTTCAGTTATCATTTTTTAGACAAGCAGTTTGAGAATTTGTATAAATCGGATATGCGGGTCGGCGCTTTATTTACCACCTTTGCTTCTATCGCTATTTTTATTTCCTGTCTGGGCCTGTTCGGTCTGGCGACCTATAGTACGGAGACAAGGATTAAAGAAATGGGTATCAGAAAAGTGTTGGGGGCGAGTGCCCGTAGTCTTGTACGTTTAATCTGTAAGGAGTTTGTCGTCTTGGTATTGCTGGCAATTTTAATAGCCACACCGGTATCTTATTTGCTGGCTGGCAGATGGCTTCGTAATTTTGCCTACCAATCAACGATCGGTGCCGATGTATTTATAGAGGTATTTTGCACACTGATGCTGATCACCTTTATGACGATCAGTCTCAAGGTATATAAGGCCGCTAAATCCAATTTGTTGCGGCATTTGAAAAGCGAGTAG